Proteins from one Chroococcidiopsis sp. CCMEE 29 genomic window:
- a CDS encoding IS110 family transposase, which translates to MKTPKSKTRFHQPNTNETSELRQINPNAAGIDIGSEFHWVSVPKDRASECVRRFGCYTADLYALADWLAECRVETVAMESTGVYWIALFQILETRGFEVKLVNAHHVKTLPGRKTDILDCQWLQQLHSYGLLSGSFRPEDQICVLRSYIRHRDSLIKSACVHVQRMQKVLTQMNVQLHKVVSDITGTTGMTIIRAIVAGERNPQILAAKRHHRTKRSEAEIAAALNGDYRSEHIFVLQQELRLYDVYHAQIAACDRQIQECLAEFSDKVNLDESPLSQPKHPRNKPQGNEPAFDLRTHLYRISGVDFTAIDGLGILTVQTIISEVGLDPTRFPTVKHFTSWLGLCPCNRITGGKVKRSQTRLVVNPATNAFRMAAQTAGKSNSALGAFYRRLRSRLGTPKAITATAHKLARIFYRLWTTGGNYQDPGMDYYEQRYQERVINNLQKKALALGFELIPQPEANTVS; encoded by the coding sequence ATGAAAACACCAAAGTCCAAAACCCGTTTCCATCAACCAAATACAAATGAAACTTCTGAGTTAAGACAAATCAATCCAAATGCAGCAGGGATTGATATCGGTTCAGAATTTCACTGGGTGAGTGTACCAAAAGACCGAGCATCCGAGTGTGTCAGACGTTTTGGCTGTTATACTGCTGACTTGTATGCCCTTGCAGATTGGCTAGCTGAATGTCGAGTGGAAACTGTAGCAATGGAATCAACGGGGGTGTATTGGATTGCGTTGTTTCAAATCTTGGAGACCAGAGGCTTTGAGGTCAAACTTGTCAACGCCCATCACGTCAAAACTTTACCTGGACGTAAAACTGATATTTTAGACTGTCAATGGCTGCAACAGTTGCACAGTTACGGATTGTTGTCTGGTTCTTTTCGTCCAGAAGATCAGATTTGTGTATTACGAAGTTATATCCGCCATCGGGATAGTCTCATCAAAAGTGCTTGTGTTCACGTTCAACGGATGCAGAAAGTTCTAACCCAGATGAACGTGCAACTGCATAAAGTAGTTAGCGATATCACTGGTACTACTGGGATGACAATTATTCGAGCAATTGTTGCTGGAGAACGAAACCCACAAATTTTAGCAGCTAAAAGACATCACCGTACTAAACGCTCTGAAGCTGAAATTGCTGCTGCTTTAAATGGTGATTATCGCAGTGAGCATATTTTTGTACTTCAACAGGAGCTACGACTTTACGATGTCTATCACGCTCAGATAGCAGCTTGCGACCGACAAATACAAGAGTGCTTGGCTGAATTTAGCGACAAAGTTAATCTCGACGAATCTCCGCTTTCGCAACCAAAGCATCCCCGCAATAAACCTCAAGGCAATGAACCCGCTTTTGATTTACGTACCCATCTCTACCGAATTAGTGGCGTGGATTTCACTGCTATTGATGGTCTTGGTATCCTGACGGTGCAAACCATTATTTCTGAAGTCGGTTTAGATCCTACCCGATTCCCAACTGTTAAACACTTTACTTCCTGGCTTGGTCTTTGCCCTTGCAATCGCATCACTGGTGGTAAAGTTAAACGTTCTCAAACTCGCTTGGTTGTTAACCCTGCTACCAACGCTTTCCGAATGGCGGCACAAACTGCTGGCAAGAGCAATTCAGCTTTAGGTGCCTTTTATCGTCGCTTACGTTCTCGCCTTGGTACGCCCAAAGCTATTACTGCTACTGCTCATAAGCTGGCACGAATTTTCTACCGACTTTGGACAACAGGAGGTAATTATCAAGATCCTGGCATGGATTATTATGAACAACGTTACCAAGAACGAGTTATTAACAACCTCCAAAAAAAGGCTCTAGCTTTAGGTTTTGAACTCATTCCTCAGCCCGAAGCAAATACGGTTTCTTAG
- a CDS encoding YihY/virulence factor BrkB family protein, producing MMSLREVWRLLKETFAEWQFNQVSLLASSLAYYTVFSLAPLMIIVIMIAGAVFGEAAAKGQIVAQLQELMGEEGAQVIATAIANLREDTTGGPFRLIFNIGFLLLGASGVFAQIQNALDKIWEVKPEPGLQVLHFLRKRLLSFAMVLVIVFLLVVSFVANTTLAVLVSYLNNILPGLGYLWQILSFLVSFGVITVLFASIYTILPDAKVAWRDTGVGAIFTTVLFMVGQFLFGLFLSRTNFASAYGVAGSFLIIITWIYYAAHILFLGAEFTKVYAKRRGSPIVPEEYAVPISQAPQTSSEAEQTKRSRFGKNASNRRNYRRQNHSGGFLANLRRRGTRLFQRLTGR from the coding sequence ATGATGAGTTTAAGGGAAGTTTGGAGGCTGCTAAAAGAAACTTTTGCTGAATGGCAATTTAATCAAGTGTCGCTTTTAGCATCATCGTTGGCTTATTACACGGTGTTCTCCCTGGCACCGTTGATGATTATTGTAATTATGATTGCTGGTGCCGTGTTTGGAGAAGCAGCAGCAAAAGGTCAAATTGTCGCACAATTGCAAGAGTTAATGGGCGAGGAAGGCGCCCAAGTTATTGCCACCGCGATCGCCAATCTCAGAGAAGACACTACCGGAGGACCATTTAGGCTTATTTTCAATATTGGCTTTCTCTTACTTGGAGCCTCTGGAGTATTTGCTCAGATTCAAAACGCTCTAGACAAGATTTGGGAAGTGAAGCCAGAACCAGGATTGCAAGTCCTCCACTTCCTACGCAAACGCCTGTTGTCGTTCGCAATGGTGCTGGTGATTGTGTTTTTGCTGGTCGTTTCCTTCGTTGCCAACACCACATTAGCCGTACTGGTTAGTTATTTGAATAACATACTGCCTGGTCTAGGTTATCTGTGGCAAATCCTCAGCTTTTTGGTTTCCTTCGGGGTAATTACGGTACTATTTGCATCGATTTATACTATTTTGCCAGATGCCAAAGTTGCTTGGCGCGATACTGGGGTGGGGGCAATATTCACAACTGTTTTATTTATGGTGGGTCAGTTTTTGTTTGGACTTTTTCTGAGCCGAACTAATTTTGCCTCTGCCTATGGTGTTGCTGGCTCATTTTTGATTATTATTACTTGGATTTATTACGCTGCCCATATTCTGTTTCTAGGCGCAGAGTTTACTAAGGTTTACGCTAAAAGACGTGGCTCTCCAATTGTGCCGGAAGAGTATGCCGTACCGATCTCGCAAGCTCCCCAAACAAGCTCTGAAGCAGAACAAACAAAGCGATCGCGCTTTGGCAAGAATGCATCTAATCGGCGAAATTACCGCCGACAAAATCATTCTGGTGGTTTCCTGGCTAATCTGCGTCGGCGTGGAACTCGGCTATTTCAGCGCTTAACCGGGAGATAA